The sequence below is a genomic window from Dyadobacter chenwenxiniae.
ATTCACGGTCGCAGAACGGATGATTTGTTTTGGTTCTCAATGGGTATTTTGACAATTCCGTTCATTATTGTCAATTTCCTGATTTTCTTCTTCGCCTGGAAATATCAGCACAAGAAGAACCACCGCGCATCATTTTATCCTGATAACCACAGGCTTGAACTTATCTGGACTATTGTTCCTGCGATTGTAATGGCACTTCTTGTATTTACAGGATGGAAAGCCTGGTCGGATATTACTTCCGATGCGCCGCGGGATGCGGAGGTGATTGAAATCACCGGAAAGCAATTCAACTGGATCGCACGTTACTCTGGCGTGAATGATAATAAATTAGGAGATTACAATTACAAATTGATTGATTCTCAAAATGAAGTTGGTATTGATCTTTCCGATGAAAATTCATTTGACGACTTTACAAACCCAAGTGAAATGCACATTCCAGTAAATCGTCCGGTGCTGCTTAGAATTCGGGCGAGGGACGTTTTGCACAGTGTGTTTATTCCTCACATGCGTGTGAAAATGGATGCTGTTCCTGGAATGCCAACCAAATTCTGGTTTGTAGCAGATAAGACGACTGCTGACATGCGTGCTGAAACTGGAAATGCTAACTTCGATTATGAAATCGCTTGCACGGAGGTTTGTGGACAAGGGCACTTCTCAATGAAAATGCGTTTGATAGTAGAAGACGAGGCGTCTTATAAGAAATGGTGTGCTGAGCAAGCGACTTTCCTTCAGACATATCCTGAGTATCTTGCAAAAGTACCGGAGAATTTGAAAGCGAAGG
It includes:
- a CDS encoding cytochrome c oxidase subunit II produces the protein MYIIIALVALVFLVLTGVVVSRLQNVLKNVNKTDSPDAEPSGNKWNGAMFIVILIGGAVSITWSYLHAREFFLPEASSIHGRRTDDLFWFSMGILTIPFIIVNFLIFFFAWKYQHKKNHRASFYPDNHRLELIWTIVPAIVMALLVFTGWKAWSDITSDAPRDAEVIEITGKQFNWIARYSGVNDNKLGDYNYKLIDSQNEVGIDLSDENSFDDFTNPSEMHIPVNRPVLLRIRARDVLHSVFIPHMRVKMDAVPGMPTKFWFVADKTTADMRAETGNANFDYEIACTEVCGQGHFSMKMRLIVEDEASYKKWCAEQATFLQTYPEYLAKVPENLKAKAMKYVPAEAATPADSSATSTGGAGSSTTLR